Proteins encoded in a region of the Bacteroidia bacterium genome:
- a CDS encoding MgtC/SapB family protein has product QWRKKSAGLRTNTLVALGAAAFTLISYSLTSLEDGVYKGDATRIIGQIVTGIGFLGAGVIMRDGLNVQGLNTAATLWCSASVGAFSGVGLYYEAVIVAAAIIITHIVLRPIGNRISKTPMHKEGETGEFFYTIQLTCKEHVENHIRALILSLLKNDPHLQLRSLKSRDTDDPVFSRIEARIYASSKHDTEMEKIVASLTLEYGVIEVSWEREEVNNF; this is encoded by the coding sequence CAATGGCGCAAGAAAAGTGCAGGATTAAGGACAAATACTTTGGTTGCCTTAGGCGCTGCTGCTTTTACCTTAATTTCTTACTCACTCACTTCATTAGAAGATGGAGTGTATAAAGGCGATGCTACTCGTATTATTGGTCAGATTGTTACAGGAATAGGTTTTTTGGGCGCAGGAGTCATAATGAGAGATGGCTTAAACGTACAAGGACTTAATACCGCAGCTACATTGTGGTGTTCTGCATCCGTAGGTGCTTTTTCAGGAGTAGGATTATACTACGAAGCAGTTATTGTAGCCGCAGCTATTATTATTACTCATATTGTTTTAAGACCCATCGGAAATAGGATAAGTAAAACTCCTATGCACAAAGAAGGCGAAACAGGCGAATTCTTTTACACTATTCAACTCACTTGTAAAGAGCATGTAGAAAATCACATAAGAGCGTTAATTCTAAGCTTACTTAAAAACGATCCACACTTACAGCTTCGTTCTCTTAAAAGTAGAGACACCGATGACCCTGTCTTCTCACGTATTGAGGCACGAATTTACGCCTCTAGTAAGCATGATACAGAAATGGAAAAAATAGTAGCCAGCTTGACATTAGAATACGGTGTAATAGAAGTAAGCTGGGAAAGAGAAGAAGTAAATAACTTTTAG
- the mgtE gene encoding magnesium transporter, with translation MNRTEWINLISADSSLEQAIQNLPFLKKLPAVEIAEILENVEDSQLITLLDHFSLREQGLIVSHLSIAKQISVFKITSPKRFAEIFEYMPSDSRTDLFQSLKPKEQADILPFLSKKTRENVLQLSAYPPETAGGIMTTDFATVQSQMNILEAIEKVRHDAPSKKTIYYIYVTDEEQKMVGFVTLKDLILAAPNLKVEQVLHKDFIFAYVDDDRETVAKLIDKYNLVAIPILNRSNQLLGIVTHDEAIDIIRAEHSEDMQKFMGIIEANQEFNYLGTSSWIHFKRRVVWIVSLAAIGIISGLIIHNYENALEKLLILALYMPMVADTGGNAGSQAATVVVRALALGQVSVRNWITILWKETKISFLLAICLGILAYAKVLFLSWETEIPSEYSLPVIALMITLALSLQVITATIIGAALPLIVKKAGGDPAVAASPAITTIVDITGLLIYFNIATLFFKI, from the coding sequence ATGAATAGAACAGAATGGATTAACCTCATTAGCGCGGACAGTAGTTTAGAGCAAGCTATACAAAACTTGCCATTTTTGAAAAAGCTACCTGCCGTAGAAATAGCAGAAATTTTGGAAAACGTTGAGGATAGCCAGCTAATTACTCTTTTAGATCACTTTTCTTTGAGAGAACAAGGGCTGATCGTGTCTCATTTATCAATTGCAAAACAAATTAGTGTCTTTAAGATAACCTCCCCTAAGCGTTTTGCAGAGATATTTGAGTACATGCCTTCGGATAGTAGAACAGACTTGTTTCAAAGTTTGAAGCCAAAAGAGCAAGCAGATATTCTGCCATTTTTGTCCAAAAAAACACGAGAGAACGTTTTACAGCTTAGTGCATATCCACCTGAAACTGCGGGAGGAATTATGACTACGGACTTTGCCACAGTCCAAAGTCAAATGAACATTTTAGAAGCGATTGAAAAGGTTCGCCACGATGCCCCCTCTAAAAAAACAATATACTACATCTACGTAACTGATGAGGAACAGAAAATGGTTGGATTCGTAACACTCAAAGACCTTATACTAGCAGCACCTAACTTGAAGGTAGAACAAGTACTTCACAAAGATTTTATTTTTGCTTATGTAGATGATGATAGAGAAACAGTCGCTAAATTGATTGATAAGTACAATCTTGTGGCTATTCCTATCCTCAATCGTAGTAATCAGCTATTAGGAATTGTAACACACGATGAAGCAATAGACATAATACGCGCTGAACATTCGGAGGACATGCAAAAATTTATGGGTATTATAGAAGCTAATCAGGAATTTAATTACTTAGGTACAAGTTCTTGGATACATTTCAAAAGGCGCGTAGTATGGATTGTATCTTTGGCAGCAATTGGAATTATCTCGGGGCTAATAATACACAACTACGAAAATGCGTTAGAAAAGTTACTCATTTTAGCTCTCTACATGCCTATGGTTGCTGATACAGGTGGTAATGCAGGAAGTCAAGCGGCTACAGTTGTAGTAAGAGCTTTAGCCTTAGGTCAAGTGAGCGTTCGTAATTGGATAACCATTTTGTGGAAAGAAACTAAAATATCGTTTCTATTAGCTATCTGTTTAGGTATCCTGGCTTACGCTAAAGTACTTTTTTTAAGTTGGGAAACAGAAATTCCAAGTGAATACTCTCTGCCTGTAATTGCACTGATGATAACGTTAGCACTATCTCTTCAAGTAATTACAGCTACTATCATAGGGGCAGCTTTACCGCTAATTGTCAAAAAAGCAGGGGGAGATCCAGCTGTAGCGGCAAGTCCAGCCATTACTACTATCGTAGATATCACAGGATTGTTGATTTACTTTAAT